The Armatimonadota bacterium genome contains the following window.
GGGCGCGGACTACCTCGGCGTGGGCGCCATGTTCGCCACCGAGACCAAGCCCGACGCCGGACTTCCGGTGGGCCCGCAGCGGCTGGCGGAGATGCGCCGGGCGGTCGCGCTGCCCATCATCGGCATCGGCGGCATCACCGCCGCCAACGTCGCCGCGGTCATGCGCGCCGGGGCCGCCGGCGCCGCCGTGATCACGGCCATCAGCCGCGCCGATGACATGGAGGCGGCGGCGCGCCAGTTGGTACGCGCCATCGAGCAGAGCACATAGGTGACCGCAGAATGATGACCCAGGTTGAAGCCGCGCGCGCGGGCCAGGTCACGCGCGAAGTCGCGGAGGTCGCCCGCCAGGAAGGGCTGGAACCGGAAACCATCGCCGCCGGCATCGCCGCCGGCACCATCGTCGTACCCGCCAACCCCGCCCACCGCGCGCTCGACCCGCGCGGCATCGGCGCCGGTTTGCGCATCAAGGTCAACGCCAACCTCGGCACCTCCTCGGGCCAGCCCGCGCTGGAGCTGGAGATGCAGAAGCTGCAAGCGGCGATGGACGCCGGCGCCGACACGGTGATGGACCTCAGCACCGGCGGCGACCCCGACGCGGTGCGCCGCGCCATGCTCGACCAGTGCCCGCTGCCGCTGGGCACGGTACCCGTGTACCAGGCGGCGATCGCGGCCATCAGCAGCGGCGGCAGCATCCGCGCCATGAACCCCGATGACCTCTTCGCCGTCATCGAGCGCCACGCCGCCGACGGCGTGGACTTCTTGACCCTGCACTGCGGCGTCACCCGCGCCATCGTCTCCTACATCGAGCAGTCGGGGCGTCTCACCGGCATCGTCAGCCGCGGCGGGGCCTTCCTCGCCTGCTGGATCAAGGCCAGCGACCGCGAGAACCCGCTCTACGAACAGTTCGACCGCGTGCTCGACATCGCGCGCCGCCACGATGTGACCTTGAGCCTGGGCGACGGCCTGCGCCCGGGGTGCCTGGCCGACGCCACCGACCGCGCCCAGGTGGAGGAGCTGGTGGTGCTGGCGGAGCTGGTCGAACGCGCGCGCGCGGCCGGGGTGCAGGCGATGGTGGAGGGGCCGGGGCACGTGCCCCTGGACCAGGTGGCGGCCAACGTCATCCTGCAAAAGCAAGTGTGCAAGGGCGCGCCATTCTACGTGCTCGGCCCGCTGGTGACCGATGTCGCTCCGGGCTATGACCACATCACCTCGGCCATCGGCGGCGCGTTGGCGGGCATGGCCGGGGCCGACTTCCTGTGCTATGTCACGCCCTCGGAGCACCTGGCGCTGCCCGGCCCCCAGGAGGTGCGCGACGGCGTCATCGCCGCCCGCATCGCCGCCCATGCCGCCGACGTCGTCCGCCTGGGCGCCCGCGCCCGCGCCTGGGATGACGCGATGGCGCGCGCCCGCCGCGCCCTCGATTGGCCGCGTCAGTTCGAGCTGGCGATTGACCCCGCGCGCGCCCGCGAGCTGCATGGGCGCACGGGCGACGTGCCCGCCGGCACCTGCACTATGTGCGGCGATTACTGCGTCTTCAAGCTGCTCACGGGTGTGACCTGATCCGCGCCGTGCGTTCGTCACCCGCGGCGCTGCGCCCGTCAGCGCGAAACCGCCTGCCGGGCGCGAGTGAGCCAAAACGTCGTCAACTCTGTCGGACTTCGAGCTTGAGCCATGCTACGAGTATGCGTGATCGGTCTGGACCCTGCCGGCAATCTGCACGCCGACGCCTATCGGCGGGATAAGCGGGCACAGTTGGTGGGGGTGTGCGACAGCAACCCGCAGCGCCTGCGCGCGGCGGCGTCGCGCCTGGGGGCGGAGGCATTCGGCGACGCGGGGGAGATGCTCGACGCCCTGCGCCCCGACCTGGTGAGCGTCTGCGCGGGTGATGATTCGGCGGCAGTGGCATTGCAGGCGCTGGAACGCGAGTGCCACGTTCTGTGCGAGGCGCCGCCAGCGCCCGGCGCCGGCCAGACCCGCGAGCTGGTGACCGCGGCGACGGTGCGCGGGCGGCACCTGGCGGTCAACTTCAACCTGCGCTTCACCCCGGCGGCGCTCAGGGCCAAGCGCTGGCTCGCCGAGGGCCGGCTGGGAACGCCCCTGTTCGCCAACCTCGCCCTGTGGTGCGCGCCGGAGCAGGGGCTGTGCGGCGAGCGCACTTTGTGGCAGCTCGCCCACCATGGCCTCGATCTCACCCGCTGGCTGTGCGGGGATATCACGCGCCTGCACTGCTTCGCCGCCCGCGCGCCCGGGCGCGCCGAGTGGTCATCCGCGCAAGTCAACCTCGAACTCGCGGCCGGCGTCGTCGGTCACCTGACCGTCAGCCGCGACATGGCGGCGCACCATCCGCTGGCGTGCTGCGAGG
Protein-coding sequences here:
- the thiC gene encoding phosphomethylpyrimidine synthase ThiC, with the translated sequence MTQVEAARAGQVTREVAEVARQEGLEPETIAAGIAAGTIVVPANPAHRALDPRGIGAGLRIKVNANLGTSSGQPALELEMQKLQAAMDAGADTVMDLSTGGDPDAVRRAMLDQCPLPLGTVPVYQAAIAAISSGGSIRAMNPDDLFAVIERHAADGVDFLTLHCGVTRAIVSYIEQSGRLTGIVSRGGAFLACWIKASDRENPLYEQFDRVLDIARRHDVTLSLGDGLRPGCLADATDRAQVEELVVLAELVERARAAGVQAMVEGPGHVPLDQVAANVILQKQVCKGAPFYVLGPLVTDVAPGYDHITSAIGGALAGMAGADFLCYVTPSEHLALPGPQEVRDGVIAARIAAHAADVVRLGARARAWDDAMARARRALDWPRQFELAIDPARARELHGRTGDVPAGTCTMCGDYCVFKLLTGVT
- a CDS encoding Gfo/Idh/MocA family oxidoreductase — its product is MLRVCVIGLDPAGNLHADAYRRDKRAQLVGVCDSNPQRLRAAASRLGAEAFGDAGEMLDALRPDLVSVCAGDDSAAVALQALERECHVLCEAPPAPGAGQTRELVTAATVRGRHLAVNFNLRFTPAALRAKRWLAEGRLGTPLFANLALWCAPEQGLCGERTLWQLAHHGLDLTRWLCGDITRLHCFAARAPGRAEWSSAQVNLELAAGVVGHLTVSRDMAAHHPLACCEVAGTTARLVIENIYEEATLFPHADEEKTTYTNSIFGGLGGYDDTYHCRISRLLEQLAGGAPAGIEGSGHDALAAQLAVEAGLKSLETGAVVEVSAPGPTTAGATGER